A single genomic interval of uncultured Desulfobacter sp. harbors:
- the atpD gene encoding F0F1 ATP synthase subunit beta, whose product MSSNLDKDTYNEGVVISVRGGIVDLYFNDILPPLNTLLWAGEGETVPIEIVAHMDTRRAKGIALTATAGIGRGDIAKTDGRSLNAPVGKSLLGRMFNVFGEPIDGEAPPEAVTYRPIHQSPIALSNRVTSQEIFLTGIKAIDLLVPLERGGKAGLFGGAGVGKTVVITELIHNMVGKHKGMSIFCGIGERCREGEDLYREMAQAGVLKNTVMVFGQMNEPPGARFRVGHVALTMAEYFRDDQEQDVLLLIDNIFRFIQAGSELSGLLGRLPSRMGYQPTMGTELAALEERIASTHQAAITSIQAVYVPADDLTDPSAVHTFSHLSASIVLSRKRAGEGFYPAIDPLQSRSAMLQPRIVGQKHYDVAREVRKTLAGYEELKDIIAMLGIEELASEDRKTVFRARRLERFLTQPFFTTRQFTGIEGQFVTLEDTIAGCERILNDEFSDLPESALYMIGALGTMKK is encoded by the coding sequence ATGAGCAGCAACCTCGACAAAGATACATATAACGAAGGTGTGGTGATTTCCGTAAGGGGCGGTATCGTTGACTTATATTTCAACGACATCCTGCCGCCGTTGAATACCCTGCTGTGGGCCGGTGAGGGCGAAACCGTTCCCATTGAAATTGTGGCCCACATGGATACCCGTCGCGCCAAGGGTATTGCCCTGACCGCCACCGCCGGCATCGGCCGGGGAGACATTGCAAAAACCGACGGCCGGTCCCTTAATGCTCCTGTGGGCAAAAGCCTTCTGGGCCGGATGTTCAACGTTTTCGGAGAACCCATCGACGGGGAAGCCCCCCCTGAAGCCGTTACTTACCGTCCCATTCATCAGTCCCCCATCGCCCTTTCCAACCGGGTCACCAGTCAGGAAATTTTTTTAACCGGCATCAAGGCCATTGATCTTCTGGTGCCCCTGGAACGGGGCGGGAAGGCCGGATTGTTCGGCGGTGCCGGTGTGGGAAAAACCGTGGTGATCACCGAGCTGATCCACAACATGGTGGGCAAGCACAAAGGCATGAGCATTTTTTGCGGCATCGGCGAACGATGCCGGGAAGGGGAAGACCTTTATCGGGAAATGGCCCAGGCCGGCGTACTTAAAAACACCGTGATGGTTTTCGGGCAGATGAACGAGCCCCCCGGTGCCCGATTCCGGGTGGGACACGTCGCTTTGACCATGGCGGAATACTTCCGGGACGATCAGGAACAGGACGTGCTCCTGCTGATCGACAATATTTTCCGGTTTATCCAGGCCGGGTCCGAACTATCCGGGCTTTTGGGGCGGTTGCCCTCCCGAATGGGATACCAGCCCACCATGGGCACCGAACTGGCCGCATTAGAGGAGCGCATCGCCAGCACCCATCAAGCGGCCATTACCTCTATTCAGGCCGTTTATGTACCGGCGGATGATTTGACGGACCCGTCCGCCGTACACACGTTTTCCCATTTGTCCGCGTCCATTGTCCTGTCCCGGAAAAGGGCCGGAGAAGGCTTTTATCCGGCCATTGATCCCCTGCAATCCCGGTCCGCCATGCTCCAACCAAGGATTGTGGGACAAAAGCATTATGACGTGGCCCGGGAAGTACGAAAGACCCTGGCCGGATATGAGGAGCTAAAGGACATCATCGCCATGCTGGGAATAGAGGAACTGGCCTCGGAAGACCGCAAAACCGTATTTCGAGCCAGACGATTGGAACGCTTTTTAACACAGCCGTTTTTCACCACCCGGCAGTTTACGGGCATTGAAGGGCAATTTGTAACGCTGGAAGACACGATTGCCGGTTGTGAACGGATTTTAAACGACGAATTTTCCGATCTCCCGGAAAGTGCGCTGTATATGATCGGAGCGCTTGGGACAATGAAAAAATAA
- a CDS encoding Nif11-like leader peptide family natural product precursor, with the protein MSKENVLAFLDKGADDRKFRVKYDNCFSMEKFAAMAKEDGFEFTVEDLQAVLKANGDSFDSYGNPPKKGIWV; encoded by the coding sequence ATGTCAAAAGAAAACGTTCTGGCCTTTTTGGATAAAGGTGCAGATGATCGTAAATTCCGTGTAAAGTACGATAACTGTTTTTCAATGGAAAAATTTGCAGCTATGGCAAAAGAAGACGGCTTTGAATTTACTGTAGAAGATCTGCAGGCAGTATTGAAAGCGAATGGGGACTCTTTCGATTCATACGGCAACCCACCCAAAAAAGGAATTTGGGTATAA
- the modB gene encoding molybdate ABC transporter permease subunit, translated as MLNEITILGLSPQDLSAVGLSLKVACSATLIATPFGIACGYFLAFGKTRGKAVIEGLISLPLVLPPVVVGYLLLLSFGSNGIIGKFLNLFGIQVVFSLTGAVIASAVVGFPLMVRSIRIGMEAVDQSYISVSRTLGAGWWDSFFTIVLPLSGRAILSGMSLMFARNLGEFGATVILAGNIPGVTQTIPLAIYEYTSVPGGDRMALTLCLVSISLSFAILLVSEGINRKFKRG; from the coding sequence ATGCTAAATGAAATTACAATATTGGGACTGTCGCCCCAGGATCTTTCTGCTGTCGGGCTTTCCCTGAAGGTTGCCTGTTCGGCAACCCTGATTGCCACACCCTTTGGGATTGCTTGTGGCTATTTTCTCGCCTTTGGTAAAACTAGAGGCAAGGCAGTGATCGAAGGGCTTATCAGTCTGCCTTTGGTTTTGCCGCCGGTTGTGGTCGGATATCTGTTGTTGCTGTCCTTCGGGTCCAACGGTATCATCGGGAAGTTTTTGAACCTTTTTGGTATCCAGGTGGTTTTTTCACTTACCGGTGCGGTCATTGCCTCCGCGGTGGTCGGATTTCCTTTGATGGTCCGTTCAATTCGTATCGGTATGGAAGCGGTGGATCAATCTTATATTTCAGTGTCACGAACCCTTGGTGCGGGATGGTGGGACAGTTTTTTTACTATTGTCCTGCCGTTGAGCGGCCGGGCGATTCTGTCCGGGATGTCGTTGATGTTTGCCCGAAACCTTGGTGAGTTCGGCGCAACTGTTATTCTTGCCGGCAATATCCCGGGGGTGACACAGACAATACCCCTGGCTATTTACGAATATACCTCTGTTCCGGGTGGCGACCGGATGGCGCTGACGCTTTGTCTGGTCTCCATCAGCCTGTCTTTTGCCATCCTTCTCGTTAGTGAAGGAATAAACCGAAAGTTCAAGAGAGGGTAA
- a CDS encoding F0F1 ATP synthase subunit epsilon: MQLTIYEPSDIFLDVAVTKIVGEGPAGSFGILPRHIDFVTALVPGILAYETDTGEENFLAVKGGILVKQKDHVRVVTLMAVKGKLGELKQALKQMITVVDEQEKKARTAVAKLEANIIRRFMELGKND; encoded by the coding sequence ATGCAACTCACCATCTATGAACCGTCGGATATTTTTCTTGATGTGGCCGTCACCAAAATTGTGGGCGAAGGACCGGCCGGCAGTTTCGGCATTCTTCCCCGGCATATTGATTTTGTAACGGCTCTGGTCCCCGGCATCCTTGCCTATGAGACCGATACCGGAGAAGAAAACTTCCTGGCGGTCAAAGGCGGTATTCTGGTAAAGCAAAAAGACCATGTCAGGGTGGTCACCCTCATGGCAGTCAAGGGAAAGCTGGGTGAGCTCAAGCAGGCCTTGAAACAAATGATAACGGTAGTGGACGAACAGGAGAAAAAAGCCCGTACTGCGGTTGCCAAACTGGAAGCCAATATCATTCGTCGATTCATGGAGCTGGGAAAAAATGACTGA
- the nifK gene encoding nitrogenase molybdenum-iron protein subunit beta: protein MLLRHTPTEIKERKALAVNPAKTCQPIGAMYAGLGIHGCLPHSHGSQGCCAYHRSTLTRHYREPIMAATSSFTEGASVFGGQANLLQALLTIFTTYDPDIVAVHTTCLSETIGDDVNQIVKKAKTDGTIPEGKYVIHTPTPSYVGSHVTGFSNMVKAMAVQLAEKTGKSNGKVNIVPGFVEPSDMAEMKRIAGMLGIESILFPDTSGIVNGPLTGKFNMYPKGGVSIDELKSTGDSIGSIGLGAWASADAVRALDAQCKVPCQVQDLPIGLLATDRFVDALRTVAGVSVPDTVTQERGQLLDVISDMQPHLYGKKVAIAGDPDQLIPMTEFLVTMGMKPVHIVTGTPGKAFTKRIKEVTAKFGDDINVKGPGDLFYLHQLIKNEPVDLLICNTYGKYIARDEDIPFVRHGFPILDRIGHSYFPSVGYKGGLHFLEKILGALMDRTDRDAPEERFELVE from the coding sequence ATGCTGCTTCGACATACACCCACAGAGATTAAAGAAAGAAAAGCCCTGGCGGTTAATCCGGCGAAAACCTGCCAGCCCATCGGGGCCATGTACGCAGGTCTGGGTATCCATGGCTGCTTGCCTCACAGCCATGGGTCCCAGGGATGCTGCGCCTATCACCGGTCCACCTTGACCCGTCATTACCGTGAACCCATCATGGCCGCCACCTCCTCCTTTACGGAAGGGGCGTCGGTATTCGGCGGCCAGGCCAACCTGCTCCAGGCCCTGTTAACCATATTTACCACCTATGACCCGGACATTGTTGCGGTGCATACCACCTGTCTGTCGGAAACCATCGGCGACGATGTGAATCAGATTGTCAAAAAAGCCAAAACAGACGGCACCATCCCCGAAGGCAAGTATGTCATCCATACCCCGACGCCGTCCTATGTCGGCTCCCATGTCACCGGCTTTTCCAACATGGTGAAAGCCATGGCCGTCCAGCTGGCTGAAAAGACCGGCAAATCCAACGGAAAAGTTAACATTGTGCCCGGATTTGTGGAGCCTTCGGACATGGCGGAAATGAAGCGGATTGCCGGGATGCTGGGTATTGAGTCCATCCTTTTTCCGGACACCTCGGGCATTGTGAACGGCCCCTTGACCGGCAAATTCAATATGTACCCCAAGGGCGGCGTTTCCATTGACGAGCTCAAGAGCACCGGCGACAGCATCGGCTCCATCGGGCTGGGCGCCTGGGCCTCGGCCGATGCGGTCAGAGCCCTTGACGCCCAGTGTAAGGTGCCCTGCCAGGTGCAGGATCTGCCCATCGGCCTGTTGGCCACGGACCGGTTTGTGGATGCCCTGCGTACGGTGGCCGGCGTATCCGTACCCGATACCGTTACCCAGGAGCGGGGTCAGTTGTTGGATGTGATCTCAGACATGCAGCCCCACCTGTACGGCAAAAAAGTGGCCATCGCCGGTGATCCGGACCAGCTCATCCCCATGACCGAATTTTTGGTCACCATGGGCATGAAACCGGTTCATATTGTTACCGGTACCCCGGGCAAGGCCTTTACCAAACGGATCAAGGAAGTCACGGCCAAGTTCGGCGACGACATCAACGTCAAGGGCCCCGGCGACCTGTTCTATCTGCATCAGTTGATCAAGAACGAACCCGTGGACCTGCTCATCTGCAACACCTACGGCAAATATATTGCCCGGGACGAGGACATCCCGTTTGTACGCCACGGGTTCCCCATCCTGGACCGGATCGGCCACTCCTACTTTCCTTCCGTGGGATACAAAGGCGGGCTGCATTTCCTGGAAAAGATTCTGGGCGCCCTGATGGACCGCACGGACCGGGATGCACCCGAAGAACGTTTTGAACTGGTAGAGTAA
- the nifH gene encoding nitrogenase iron protein translates to MRKVAIYGKGGIGKSTTTQNTVAGLVEAGKKIMIVGCDPKSDSTRLMLDGLAQKTVLDTLREEGEDVELEDVRKAGYGGVLCTESGGPEPGVGCAGRGIITSINLLEQLGAYDEEQNLDYVFYDVLGDVVCGGFAMPIREGKAQEIYIVVSGEMMAMYAANNICKGIVKFAQSGGVRLGGLICNSRQVDNELEMIEQLAKRLGTQMIHFVPRHNMVQQAEINRKTVIDFAPDHPQADEYRALARKMDENEMFVIPTPLEIEELESLLIEYGIAA, encoded by the coding sequence ATGAGAAAAGTAGCAATCTACGGAAAAGGCGGCATCGGCAAATCCACAACAACCCAGAACACGGTAGCGGGACTGGTGGAGGCCGGCAAAAAAATCATGATCGTGGGGTGTGACCCCAAGTCCGACTCCACACGGCTCATGCTCGACGGGTTGGCCCAGAAAACCGTTCTGGACACCCTGAGAGAAGAGGGTGAAGATGTGGAGCTCGAAGATGTCAGAAAAGCCGGATACGGTGGGGTCCTGTGTACGGAATCCGGCGGACCCGAACCCGGTGTCGGCTGCGCGGGTCGAGGCATCATCACCTCCATCAACCTGCTGGAGCAGCTGGGCGCCTATGACGAAGAGCAGAACCTGGATTATGTATTTTATGATGTTCTGGGCGACGTGGTCTGCGGCGGATTTGCCATGCCCATCCGTGAAGGCAAGGCCCAGGAGATCTATATTGTTGTTTCCGGCGAGATGATGGCCATGTACGCGGCCAACAACATCTGCAAGGGTATCGTAAAATTTGCCCAGTCCGGCGGCGTGCGTCTCGGCGGCCTGATCTGCAACTCCCGTCAGGTCGATAACGAACTGGAAATGATCGAACAGCTGGCCAAGAGACTGGGCACCCAGATGATCCACTTTGTTCCCCGGCATAACATGGTTCAGCAGGCGGAAATCAACAGAAAAACGGTTATCGATTTTGCACCGGATCACCCCCAGGCCGATGAATACCGGGCCCTGGCCAGAAAAATGGATGAGAATGAGATGTTTGTCATCCCCACCCCCCTTGAGATTGAAGAACTGGAGTCCCTGCTCATTGAATACGGGATCGCGGCGTAA
- the modA gene encoding molybdate ABC transporter substrate-binding protein, whose protein sequence is MRSVQGLYIFVFFVLLVFSTQVQAGQVRVSVAKSMSNLCNDLIITFDKQHPDVKIIPNFASSGALAKQIEQGAPADIYISANPKWMTHLIEKGKIKAETKRIFAHNLLVFVGKSSTDAHSMGDLQKLRRVALGSPGSVPAGQYAKQAMDKEGIYDEMFKNGQLIMAKDVRQALIYADRGETDGAFVYKTDAMLATSAEILFEVPFDLYSQVTYPVAMTKESDGNTDAKLFYDYIVSEAAHPVMIRLGFTLP, encoded by the coding sequence ATGAGAAGCGTGCAGGGATTATACATTTTTGTTTTTTTTGTTTTGCTGGTATTCAGCACCCAGGTACAGGCCGGGCAGGTTCGTGTTTCAGTGGCAAAGAGCATGAGCAATCTGTGCAATGATTTGATAATAACGTTTGATAAGCAGCATCCTGATGTGAAAATTATCCCTAATTTTGCCTCATCAGGCGCCTTGGCAAAACAAATTGAACAGGGGGCGCCTGCGGATATATATATATCTGCTAATCCAAAGTGGATGACGCATTTGATTGAAAAGGGAAAAATTAAGGCAGAAACAAAAAGAATATTTGCCCATAATTTGTTGGTTTTTGTGGGTAAGTCAAGCACGGATGCTCATTCCATGGGCGATTTACAGAAATTGAGGCGTGTTGCATTAGGTAGCCCCGGCAGTGTGCCGGCCGGTCAGTATGCCAAGCAGGCGATGGATAAAGAAGGGATATATGATGAAATGTTCAAGAACGGGCAACTTATCATGGCAAAGGACGTTCGCCAGGCATTGATCTATGCCGACCGGGGGGAGACCGATGGCGCGTTTGTTTACAAAACGGATGCGATGCTCGCCACCAGTGCCGAAATTTTGTTTGAAGTGCCTTTTGACCTTTATAGTCAGGTAACCTATCCGGTTGCCATGACAAAGGAAAGCGATGGAAATACCGATGCCAAGCTTTTCTATGACTATATCGTTTCTGAAGCGGCTCATCCGGTAATGATTCGCCTTGGTTTTACATTGCCCTGA
- a CDS encoding F0F1 ATP synthase subunit C, whose protein sequence is MSDLALVAIISIVSAGLCMTIGSIAPALGEAKALSQALAAIAQQPDETNAITRTVFVGMAMVESTAIYCLVVAMILIFANPFWNYFIAQAGG, encoded by the coding sequence ATGAGTGATTTGGCTTTAGTGGCAATAATTTCCATTGTTTCAGCCGGCTTGTGCATGACCATTGGTTCCATTGCCCCGGCCCTGGGCGAAGCCAAGGCCCTTTCCCAGGCCCTGGCCGCCATTGCCCAGCAACCCGATGAAACCAACGCCATCACCCGGACCGTTTTTGTGGGCATGGCCATGGTGGAATCTACGGCCATCTATTGTTTGGTGGTGGCCATGATTTTAATTTTTGCCAACCCCTTCTGGAATTACTTTATTGCACAAGCCGGAGGATAA
- a CDS encoding F0F1 ATP synthase subunit A produces the protein MPISPDNIIYWQWGFISVNATLVFTWLTMALLVLGSGWVTRKLTSDVHVSRWQSALEIVVSVIQQQLKDVTPYQPKGLLPFLGSLFLFIALSNILAVVPGFLPPTGSLSTTIALAACVFFAVPIYGISRMGGGPYLMNYFRPSVFMMPFNIIGELSRTLALAVRLFGNVMSSNIIGAILLIIAPLIFPVIMNLFGLLTGLVQAYIFTILAAVYIGAAMEIQTTSTTNSKEKIYE, from the coding sequence ATGCCCATCAGTCCGGATAACATCATCTACTGGCAGTGGGGCTTTATTTCCGTTAACGCCACCCTGGTATTTACATGGCTGACCATGGCGTTGCTGGTCCTTGGATCAGGGTGGGTCACCCGCAAGCTCACATCGGATGTTCATGTCTCCCGTTGGCAAAGTGCATTGGAGATCGTTGTGTCCGTCATCCAGCAGCAGTTAAAGGACGTCACACCTTACCAACCTAAAGGGCTCCTCCCTTTTTTGGGAAGTCTCTTTCTGTTTATCGCCTTGTCCAATATCCTCGCTGTTGTTCCGGGTTTTTTACCGCCCACAGGCTCCCTTTCCACCACAATCGCCCTGGCTGCTTGTGTATTCTTTGCCGTACCGATTTACGGTATTTCACGGATGGGGGGCGGCCCTTATCTTATGAACTATTTTCGGCCATCGGTCTTCATGATGCCCTTTAACATTATCGGAGAGCTCTCCCGCACACTGGCCCTGGCGGTACGTTTGTTCGGGAATGTCATGAGCAGCAACATAATCGGGGCCATTCTGTTGATAATCGCCCCATTGATTTTCCCGGTGATCATGAACCTTTTCGGACTCCTCACAGGTCTGGTACAGGCTTACATTTTTACCATATTGGCGGCTGTCTATATCGGCGCTGCCATGGAAATTCAGACAACGTCAACAACCAATTCAAAGGAGAAAATCTATGAGTGA
- a CDS encoding P-II family nitrogen regulator — protein sequence MKEIMAVVRMNKINATKKALIDAGVSSMTAFECLGRGKGLVSMDLLKGAEEGHEEAIAQLGEGSRLRPKRALFVVVPDKLVQKTVDTIIDANQTGKPGDGKIWVQPTEDAISVRTSEHGNAVLDEF from the coding sequence ATGAAAGAGATCATGGCCGTTGTCCGCATGAACAAGATCAATGCGACCAAAAAGGCGCTGATTGACGCGGGGGTGTCTTCCATGACCGCCTTTGAGTGTCTGGGACGGGGCAAAGGCCTGGTGAGCATGGATCTTCTCAAAGGGGCGGAAGAGGGGCATGAAGAGGCCATTGCCCAGTTGGGCGAGGGGAGCCGCCTACGCCCCAAACGGGCCCTGTTTGTGGTCGTGCCGGACAAACTGGTCCAAAAAACCGTAGACACGATTATAGACGCCAACCAAACCGGAAAGCCCGGAGACGGGAAAATTTGGGTCCAACCCACCGAAGACGCCATCTCCGTGAGGACATCTGAACACGGCAATGCCGTTCTGGACGAATTTTAA
- the modC gene encoding molybdenum ABC transporter ATP-binding protein, which yields MRLDVELKKSFKDFTLDVEFSLSSPRMGVFGPSGSGKSTIMNLLSGLELPDSGYIRLGTTVLFDSKEKINLKPDQRNVGVVFQHAHLFPHMSVKRNIFYGFKRVKPENRKIDPAGLFEVLGVTQLLSRDVSTLSGGERQRIALARTVLSNPRLILMDEPLSALDEGHKFQIIPYLKNVFNSYGIPMIFISHSVLEMRMMTDEVLVIERGQIQQHGSAEELVKKSWNRGLESYINLLNLGCTSSYKGLFRCEWGDTNIILTEPAEGGDNLFELDSRDILLFKRHPEATSARNLLECTVTDIYSSGNRVRVELACGTEHLIAQIVPESVHELGIKEGTMVVAAIKASAFKKIF from the coding sequence GTGCGGTTAGACGTCGAGTTAAAAAAAAGTTTCAAGGATTTTACCCTTGATGTTGAATTCAGTCTGTCCTCACCAAGGATGGGGGTTTTCGGTCCGTCAGGGAGCGGAAAATCAACGATTATGAATTTGCTGTCCGGCCTGGAGTTGCCGGACAGCGGTTATATCCGGTTGGGTACTACCGTTCTTTTTGATTCAAAGGAAAAGATTAATCTCAAACCGGATCAGCGCAACGTCGGTGTTGTGTTTCAGCACGCCCATCTTTTCCCCCATATGAGCGTTAAAAGGAATATCTTCTATGGATTTAAGCGGGTTAAACCGGAAAATAGAAAGATTGATCCTGCGGGCCTTTTTGAGGTTCTCGGTGTTACGCAGCTTTTGTCACGGGATGTTTCCACCCTGTCGGGCGGGGAACGGCAGCGTATCGCCCTGGCAAGAACGGTTCTGTCGAATCCTCGGCTGATCCTGATGGATGAGCCGCTTTCGGCTTTGGACGAGGGGCATAAATTTCAAATTATTCCATATTTGAAAAATGTCTTTAACAGTTACGGTATTCCCATGATTTTTATCAGCCATTCGGTGCTGGAAATGCGGATGATGACCGATGAGGTTCTGGTGATCGAAAGGGGGCAGATTCAACAGCACGGTTCGGCTGAAGAACTGGTGAAAAAATCGTGGAACCGTGGTCTTGAAAGTTATATCAACCTGCTTAATCTTGGTTGTACTTCATCCTATAAGGGGCTGTTTCGTTGTGAGTGGGGGGATACCAATATTATTCTCACTGAACCGGCAGAAGGTGGCGACAATCTTTTTGAGCTGGACTCACGGGACATTCTTCTTTTCAAGCGGCATCCGGAGGCAACAAGTGCCAGGAACCTTCTGGAATGTACTGTGACGGATATATATAGTAGCGGCAATCGTGTGCGTGTGGAGCTTGCCTGTGGTACTGAACACCTGATTGCCCAGATCGTTCCCGAATCGGTACATGAGCTGGGGATCAAGGAAGGTACAATGGTGGTGGCGGCAATAAAGGCATCGGCGTTTAAGAAGATATTTTAA
- a CDS encoding P-II family nitrogen regulator has product MKVMIKAIVRPEKVNAVMSALMESGYPAVTRMSVAGRGKQRGIKIGEITYDEIPKEMLISIIDEKDRDFVLKTILETAKTGEKGAFGDGKIFISPVIESYTISSGKKDIDLDEALEEAS; this is encoded by the coding sequence ATGAAAGTAATGATTAAAGCCATCGTCCGCCCTGAAAAAGTTAACGCCGTCATGTCCGCCCTCATGGAATCCGGATATCCGGCGGTTACCCGGATGAGTGTGGCCGGACGCGGCAAGCAGCGGGGGATCAAAATCGGTGAAATCACCTATGACGAAATTCCCAAGGAGATGCTGATATCGATTATTGATGAAAAAGATCGTGATTTTGTTCTTAAAACCATTTTAGAAACCGCCAAGACCGGTGAGAAAGGCGCCTTTGGCGACGGCAAGATTTTCATTTCTCCGGTCATTGAGTCGTATACCATCAGTTCAGGCAAAAAAGACATCGACCTGGATGAAGCGCTGGAGGAGGCATCATGA
- a CDS encoding AtpZ/AtpI family protein: protein MTDTTDKKEKKFSEAVDVREKRKLRARKKKEHALWFGLGTFGIVGWSVAIPMVVCIFIGIWLDSRYPGQYAWTLMLLAIGLILGCLNAWTWISRERNNIKKERENHEH from the coding sequence ATGACTGATACTACCGATAAAAAAGAAAAAAAATTTTCAGAGGCCGTTGACGTTCGGGAAAAACGCAAACTCCGGGCCAGAAAAAAAAAAGAACACGCCCTGTGGTTCGGTCTGGGCACATTCGGCATAGTGGGATGGTCCGTGGCCATCCCAATGGTGGTGTGTATTTTTATCGGTATCTGGTTGGATTCCCGGTATCCCGGACAATACGCCTGGACCCTGATGCTCCTGGCAATCGGCCTGATTCTGGGCTGTTTAAACGCCTGGACCTGGATCAGCCGGGAAAGGAATAATATCAAAAAGGAACGGGAAAACCATGAACATTGA
- a CDS encoding ATP synthase subunit I: MNIDFLSVCVALVMGTALGLFYFGGLWWTLKDIHQRSRPFFFLGLSYLLRTGFCLVGFWLVLKRGIFALIISLIAFALVRFFLTRKIGSINPNLEKGSRDNAHQSG; this comes from the coding sequence ATGAACATTGATTTTTTATCCGTATGCGTCGCACTGGTCATGGGTACCGCCCTGGGATTGTTTTATTTTGGCGGCCTGTGGTGGACGTTAAAAGACATTCATCAACGGTCTCGTCCATTTTTTTTTCTGGGATTAAGTTACCTGCTCCGTACCGGTTTCTGCCTGGTGGGGTTTTGGCTGGTACTAAAGCGAGGCATTTTTGCCTTGATCATCTCCTTGATCGCGTTTGCCCTGGTCCGGTTTTTCCTGACCCGGAAAATCGGTTCGATAAATCCCAATCTTGAAAAAGGAAGCCGGGATAATGCCCATCAGTCCGGATAA
- a CDS encoding GNAT family N-acetyltransferase, whose product MNIVIKDARPVDIDQMLPLVAQLFAMEQDSEFNSEVQARGLRLMLDGCGKHRAVKVAWVNDAIVGMCTAQTRISTLRGNVSAVVGDLVVAREYKKKEIATLLLSAIEDWAVNKGIKSISLLADKDNRDDLDFYIEKAWKQTSLVCLVKPLD is encoded by the coding sequence ATGAATATTGTCATTAAAGATGCTCGCCCTGTGGATATTGATCAGATGTTGCCTCTGGTGGCTCAACTTTTTGCGATGGAGCAGGATTCTGAATTTAATTCAGAGGTCCAGGCCAGGGGGCTTCGATTGATGCTGGACGGCTGCGGAAAGCACAGAGCCGTGAAGGTGGCGTGGGTGAATGACGCAATTGTCGGAATGTGCACGGCCCAGACCCGGATTTCAACACTCCGGGGTAATGTCAGTGCCGTGGTTGGTGATTTGGTTGTGGCTCGTGAATACAAAAAGAAAGAGATCGCAACCCTTTTGCTGTCTGCTATCGAAGACTGGGCTGTAAATAAGGGAATCAAATCCATATCCCTGCTTGCAGACAAAGACAATCGGGACGATCTTGATTTTTATATTGAAAAAGCGTGGAAACAAACCTCATTGGTCTGTCTGGTCAAACCCCTTGATTAA